CGCGCCTGGAGACCACGGTCTTCAGGCACATCGAATTTCTGCCGCTGTCGCAGGGGCGGGTGCTGGTGATCCTGGTGACGCACAGCGGCCTGGTGCAGAACAAGATCATCGAGCCGGGCGAACCGATCTCGCCGCGGGAGCTGGAACAGATTTCGGCCTATCTGAACCAGACCCTGGCCGGGCTGTCGATTCAGCAGGTCAAGCGGAAGATCTTCGCCGAAATGGAGGCCGAGAAGGCCCGCTACGACAGCCTGCTGGCCAAGACGCTGGCGCTGTCCCGCGAGGCGCTGGAAGAGAATCTGGGCACCGAGGTCTTCATCGAAGGGACCAGCAACATTCTCGAGCAGCCCGAATTCGCCAACGTGGAAACCATGCGTGAGCTCTTCCGCGCCTTCGAGCAGAAGGGCCGGCTGATCGACCTGCTCAATCGCAGCCAGGAGGCGCAGGGGGTGCAGATCTTCATCGGCAGTGAAACCGGCATCGAAGGTATCGAAGGATGCAGCCTGATAACCTCGCACTACTCGAACAAGCGGGGAACGATCGGCGCGCTCGGGGTCATCGGCCCCAGCAGGATGAACTATTCCGCCGTCATTCCCATTGTTGACTACACCGCCCGCCTGTTGAGCCAGGTGCTCGACGGCGATGTCGATTAGGAGCTGACCATCGTGGCAAGAAAGAAGAAGAACCAGGATAAAACCGAAACGCCGGTCGAGGAGGTCCAGGCGGCGCCGGCCGCCGGCGAGCCCCCGGCCGGACAGCAGGCCGCAGCGGCGGCCGACGACAGGGCGCCGTCCGACATGGAGCGCCTGCAGGACGAGTTGACGGCGGCGAAGGACGAGGCCCGCAAGAACTGGGACCTCTATCTGCGCAGCCAGGCGGACATGGAGAATTTCCGCAAGCGCATGCAGCGGGAAAAGCAGGAGATGGCCAGGTTCGCCAACGAAGGGCTGCTGCGCGAGTTGCTGCCGGTAATGGACAATCTGCAGCGGGCTGTCGATCATGCCCGGGAGGAACAGGCCGAGGCCACGGCGCTGCTGGAGGGGGTGGAGATGACCCTCAGCCAGTTCGCCCGCACGCTGGAAAAGTTCGGCGTCACTCCCGTCGAGGCGATCGGCAAGCCCTTCGATCCGAGCTGTCACGAAGCCATGGGACAGGTCGTGTCGGAGGAAGTTCCTCCGAACACGGTTGCCCAGGAACTGCAGAAGGGATATCGCCTCCATGACCGCCTGTTGCGCCCCGCCCTGGTCATGGTCAGCAAGGCTCCGGAGACAGGCGCGTCCGTCGAGGCGGAGGCTGCGACCGGGGCCGGGGAAGAAAGCGAAACGGACGACAACTGATCACGCATCCAAGGAGGATCTACAGCCATGGGAAAAGTCATAGGAATCGATCTCGGGACCACCAACTCCTGCGTCGCGGTCATGGAGGGTGGTGAGCCGACGGTTATCGCCAATGCCGAAGGAGCACGGACCACGCCGTCGATGGTCGCCTTTACCGAAAGCGGCGAACGTCTGGTCGGCCAGCAGGCCAAGCGCCAGGCGGTGACCAACCCGGAAAACACCCTGTTCGCCATCAAGCGCCTGATCGGCCGCAAGTTCGATTCGGAGGCGGTGCAGAAGGATATCGAAATCAGCCCGTTCAAGATCATCAAGGCCGACAACGGCGACGCCTGGGTCGAAGTACGCGGCAAGAAGTACAGCCCGCCGGAGATTTCGGCCATGGTGCTGCAGAAGATGAAGCAGACCGCCGAAGACTACCTCGGCGAGGAAGTGACCGAGGCGGTCATCACCGTGCCGGCCTACTTCAACGACTCCCAGCGGCAGGCGACCAAGGACGCCGGCAAGATCGCCGGCCTGAACGTGCTGCGCATCATCAACGAGCCGACGGCCGCCGCGCTGGCCTACGGACTCGACAAGAAGGAAGAGCTGAAGATCGCCGTCTTTGACCTTGGCGGCGGCACCTTCGACATCTCCATCCTCGAGCTGGGCGACGGGGTGTTCGAGGTCAAGTCGACCAACGGCGACACCTTTCTCGGCGGCGAGGATTTCGACCAGCGGATCATCGACTACGTCGCCGACGAGTTCAAGAAGGACCAGGGGATCGACCTGCGCGGCGACAAGATGGCCCTGCAGCGGCTGAAGGAGGCGGCGGAAAAGGCCAAGTGCGAGCTGTCCAGCTCCATGGAGACCGACATCAACCTGCCCTTCATCACCGCCGACCAGAGCGGCCCCAAGCATCTGAACATCAGGCTGACCCGCTCCAAGCTGGAGGCGATCTGCGCCGATTTGCTCGACAGACTGGTCGAGCCCTGCAAGACGGCGCTGAAGGACGCCGGCCTGTCGGCATCGGAAATCGACGAGGTGATCCTGGTCGGCGGCATGACCCGGATGCCGGCGGTGCAGGAGAAGGTGAAGGAAATCTTCGGCAAGAACCCGTCCAAGGGCGTCAACCCGGACGAGGTGGTGGCCATCGGTGCCGCCATCCAGGGCGGGGTGCTCAAGGGGGATGTCAAGGACGTGCTGTTGCTCGACGTCACGCCGCTCTCCCTCGGCATCGAGACCCTCGGCGGCGTGATGACCAAGCTGATCGAGAAGAACACCACCATCCCCTGCAAGAAGAGCCAGATTTTCTCCACCGCCGCCGACAACCAGCCGGCCGTTTCGGTGCACGTGCTGCAGGGCGAGCGGGAGATGGCGGCCGACAACAAGACCATCGGCCGTTTCGAGCTGGTCGGCATTCCGCCGGCGCCGCGCGGCGTGCCGCAGATCGAGGTCACTTTCGACATCGACGCCAACGGCATCCTGCACGTCAGCGCCAAGGATCTCGGCACCGGCAAGGAGCAGTCGATCCGCATCACGGCCTCGAGCGGCTTGTCCGAGGAAGAGATCGAGCGCATGGTCAAGGACGCCGAGGCCCACGCCGCCGAGGACAAGAAGAAGCGTGAGCTGATCGAGGCCCGCAACCAGGCCGACGGCCTGGTCTACACCACCGAAAAGGCCCTGTCGGAGCATGGCGACAAGGTCGACGCCGACACCAAGGGGGCCATCGAAACCGCCCTCGAGGAGCTGAAGAAGGCGATGGAGAGCGATGACGCAGACGCCATCCGGCAGAAGACCGAGGCGTTGGCGCAGGCCTCCCACAAACTGGCCGAATTCATGTACAAGCAGGCCCAGGAGGGAGGCGAAGGAGCTGCCGGCTCCGCGGAGAAGAAGGACGACGATGTCGTCGATGCCGAATTCGAGGACGTCGACGACAAGAAATAATCCGGCATCACCACCGGGGCGCCGAACGGCGCCCCGGTCCCGTTCTGAATCCGTGCGCGCCGGCGTCGTCCGGCCGGTCGACTGACAGTGGCGAGGACCCTTGGCCAAAAGAGACTATTACGAAATACTCGGAGTCAACCGCAATGCCAGCGAGGCCGAGATCAAGAAGGCCTACCGGCGGTTGGCCGTCAAGTATCACCCCGACAAGAATCCCGACGACAGGAACGCCGAAGAGAAGTTCAAGGAGATCTCGGAGGCCTACGCCGTGCTGTCCGACGCCCAGAAGCGGGCCAACTATGACCAGTTCGGCCACGCCGGCGTCGAAGGGATGGGCGGCTTTTCGTCCGGCGGCTTCTCCGGCAGCCCCTTCGAGGACATCTTCAGCGACATATTCGGCGACATATTCGGCGGCGGTCATTCGCGGCGTGGCGCTCGCGGCCGGCGCGGCGACGATCTGCGCTACAACCTGACCATCTCCTTCGAGGAAGCGGCCTTCGGCCTCGAGACCAAGGTGCAGATTCCCCGGCACCAGAACTGCGACGCCTGCGCCGGCAGCGGCGCCCGGGCGGGGACGGCGCCGCGGACCTGTCCCACCTGTCGCGGTGCCGGCCAGGTCCGCTACCAGCAGGGCTTCTTCTCCCTGACCCGGCCCTGTCCCGACTGCGAAGGGGAGGGGCGGGTGATCGACGATCCCTGCCCCCAGTGCCGGGGAACCGGACGGGTGCGCGGCAAGAAGACCATTTCTCTCAAGATTCCCGCCGGCGTCGAAACCGGCAACCGGCTCAAGCTCACCGGCGAGGGCGAGCCCGGTATCGGCGGCGGCCCGCCGGGCGACCTCTACGTGGTCATCACCGTCGAGGAGCATCCCCTCTTCCAGCGCGAGGGCAACGACGTCATCTGCGAACTTCCCATCTCCTTCCCCCAGGCGGCGCTGGGGCACGAGTTCGAAGTGCCCACCCTCGACGGCAAGGTGAAGCTGAAGGTTCCGCCCGGAACCCAGACCGGCAAGGTTTTCAAGCTGCCGGGCAAGGGGATTCCGGTGCTGCAGGGCTACGGCCGGGGCGACCAGCTGGTGGTGGTGCGGGTCGAGACACCGACCAGGCTGACGCCGCGCCAGCGGGAGCTGCTGGAGGAATTCGCCCGCGAGGGAGGGGAAGATATTCATCCCCTCGGCAAGAGTTTTTTTGATAAAGTGAAGGAACTTTTCGGCTGAGAGCCGCTGCAATTTCCCCGGAAGGAGAGGGCCCATGACGAGGTGCCTGCTGCCGCTCCTGTTCTCTTTGGTTTTTCTCGCGCTGCCTGCGTCGCTCCCCGCCGTTGAATTGCCCGGAAGCGTGGTGAGTCGACCGCAGACCGACCGGGAACTGTTCCAGGACGGGCTGAAGGCCTGGGAAGAGGGGCGGCAGGACGAGGCGCTGCAGCGGCTGCGGGGTTTCGTCATCCGCTATCCCGATTCGGTCTATGCCCCCCAGGCCGCCCTGTTGCTGGCCCGCATCTTCTATCTGAACGACAGCTTCGATGAGGCGCGTCTCTATTTCGACCGGGCCGCACAGCGGGCCGGTACGCCCGAATTCGAGCTGATGCAGGGAGCCCTGGCGGTGGCCGATGGTCGTACCGCCGAAGGACTCGGCCGCCTGCGGACCCTGGCGGCGGACGATCTCGCCCCGCGCGACCGTTTCCTGCGCGCCCGGGCTTTGGCACGAGGACTGACGGACAGCGGCCGGGCGCTGGAAGGCCTGCTGGCGTTGCACCAGGTTCTGAACCGGGGAGATGACCTGCCCGCCATCGATCGTCGGGCGCTCGAGGGACAGGCTTACGACATCCTCCAGCAGCTGGACGACGCCGTTCTGGGCGAGGCGGCCTTCATGTTCCGGGGGACGGCCCTCGGCCAGAGCGCCCGCCTGCTGCAGGCCCGGCGGCTCTACGCCGCAGGCAGAAGCGACGAGGCTCAGCAGCAGGTTCGCAGCCTGATCGCCGATCCGGTGCCCTTCGCCTACCGGCGGGACGCGGTGCTGCTGCTCGACCGGCTGACCGGCAAACCGTGGCTGCAGCGGGCCGTCGGGGTCATGCTGCCGCTGTCGGGACGCTACGCCACCTTCGGCGAGCTGGTCCGGCGGGGCATGGAGCTGGCGCGGGAGGTCTACGGCCGCGACGCGGTCCGCTTCATCTACACCGACATCGCCGGCAAGGACGTGTCGCTCGAGGTCGACCGGCTGGCGAACGAGGAGCGGGTGATGGCCCTGGCCGGCCCGATCACCGGCGGCAGGGCGATGGAAGCGGCCCGCCAGGCCCAGTACCAGCAGGTGCCGATCCTCTCCCTGGCGCAAAGGGAGGGGATTCCGGAGCTGGGCGACTACGTCTTTCGCGACTCGCTGACCAGCCGGCTGCAGGCCCGCACCCTGGCCCGCTACGCGGTGCAGGAGCGGGGCTGGACTGCGTTCGGCATTCTCCGTCCCCAGAGCCGTCTCGGCGAGGAGTTCGCCCGGGTTTTCTCCGAGGAGGTCGCCGCCCTGGGCGGGCTGGTGATCGACGAAGAGGCCTATTCCCCCGACGCCACCGATTTTCGCCGGCAGATCCGGCTGCTGATGGGCGAAGATCCGGAGGCGCCGGACGATCCCGGGCCGTTGAGCGAGGAGGAGCAGCTCGAGGATCTCTTCGTTCCGGATTTTCCGCCGGTCGATTTTGACGCGCTGTTCATTCCCGACTACGCCGACAAGGTCGAACTGATCGCGCCGCAGCTTCCCTTCTACGGCATCGAGGGCGTGCCGCTGCTCGGCATCAACGGCTGGAACGATCCCGACCTGCTGCGGCACGCCGGGCGCTATGTCGAGGGCGCGATCTTTCCCGACGGGTTCTTCCGCTACAGTTCCTATCCCTTCGTGCAGGATTTCGTCCGCCGCTACTTTGAGCGCTATGGCGAGGAACCGTCGATCCTTGAGGCGCAGGGCTTCGATGTCGCCGGCATTCTGCTCTCGATCTTCGACCGGCCCGACATCCGGACCCGCGAGGATGTCCGCCTGGCCCTCAGCCAGCTGCGCAACTACCCCGGCGTCACCGGCGCCACCAGCTTCGACTTCAACGGCGAAGCCGACAAGCTCCTCTTTCTGCTGCAGATCCAGAAGAGCCGGATCGTCCAGATCAACTAGGCGGTCGCGAGCATGTTTTTCGGGGGCCTTCCATTCCGCCTGCTGCCTGTCCTTCTCCTGCTGCTGTCCGCCTGTGCGCCCACGACCGGCGGGCAGGGGGTGGAGTATCGGCCGGCGGACTGGACCGGGACCCGGGGGCGGGTGGTCGACCGGCAGGGCCGGCCGGCGGCCGGAGCCTGGGTCTATGCCTACCGCAGTGACCGCGGCGGTCTGCGTGGACCGGCCGATTACGCTGCCCGGGTCGCTGCCGACGGCCGTTACGAACTCGATCTTCCGGCCGGGCGCTTCTGGCTGGTGGCGCGGCTGCGGCGGGCCGGCGCCGGCGACAGTGGGCCGCCGCGCCGCGGCGACGCCTGGGCACCCTGGCCGCGCAATCCGCTTCAGGTTCGTCCGGGGCGGGTCGCTGTCGCCGATTTCGTGCTGATGCCGGTCGTGCAGCCGAACATTCTGCGTCAGGGGAGTCTGGTCAGCGGCGACACCGGATTTGCCGGCCGGCTGATCGATGAGCGGGGCCGACCGGTCGCCGGCGCCTTCGCCCTGGCCTATCGCGGCCGGGACATGCACCGCATGCCCGATTTCACCTCGCCGCCGGCGGCCGATGACGGCCGCTTCCGGCTCTTTGTCGACGGGCCGGGCGTCTGGTGTCTGGCGGCGCGCCAGGGAACCCGCGGCCAGCCCCGGCAGGGAGAACTCTATGGTCTGCTGGCGCCGGGGGAGGCGGGCTGTCTGCAGGTCGATGCCGGCGAGATCCGCGAAGTCGGCGACATCGTGCTGCGCCCCTTCCGCCAGTCCTACTGACCTTCGCCGCCGGCTTCGCCCAGATCGAGCAGGCTGTAGAGCATTGCCACCCGGGGCATCGGGCTGCCGACCCGTTCCGCCCGGCGCAGGGGGACGGCGTAGATGGCGTCCAGCTCGAGCGGCCGGCCTTCGCTGCGGTCGATCATCATGCTGGGGCGGTAGTGATCCATCCGTGCAGTCATCGCCAGCATCCGGGCGATGAAGGCGTCGCCGTCGATCGGCTGGCGCAACGGTTGACGGTTGGCCGCCGCTACCACTTCCTGCATCATCGCTTCCACCAGCCGGGCGCTGGGCGAATGCGCCAGCAGCTCGGTGACATCCCTGCCGGTCAGGGCGCACAGGCCGTTGAAGGGGATGTTCCAGACCAGTTTTTCCCAGCGGATTCGGCCCAGATCGTCGACCGCCTCGCAGGGAATGCCGGCCCGGTCGAACAGCTCGGCGAGCCGCCGCGTCCGGCCGCCGGCAGCGCCGGTCATCTCGCCGAGGCGGATGCGCCCCTCGCCGAGATGGTGAACGTGCCCCGGCTCGCCGCGGTTGGAGCAGAGGTAGGCGACGCCGCCCAGCACCCGTTCGGCACCGAAGGCATCGGCCAGCAGCTCTTCGTTGCCGAGGCCGTTCTGCAGGGTGAGGATGGCGGTCTCGGGTTTGAGCAGGGGGCGGACCAGCTCGGGCAGCAGGTGATTGGCGAAAGTCTTCAGGCCGACCAGGACCAGGTCGACCGGCCCCATCGCCCGACTGTCGGCAAAGGCGCGCACCCCGGCAAGATGAAAGCTGTCGTGTACCGACGAGTGCACCCACAGTCCTTTCCGGCGAACGGCCTCGAAGTCGCGGCGCAGCAGGAAGCGGACCTCGAGGCCGCTGCGCTGCAGCATGGCGCCGTAATAGAGGCCGAGGGCGCCGGCGCCGACCACACCGATCACGGGATGCTCGCCCATCTCAGAACCTCCAGCGCAGCCGGATCATGCCGAGATTCGGGCCCGCTTCCAGGTCCAGGCCGTAGCGTCGGCGCAGGGATGTCCGTTCCTCTTCCAGCCGGCGGCGGTTGCCCTTGTGGGCGTTGTTGACGGCGTTGTAGATGTTGCCGCCGTACCAGCCGAGTTCGATGAAGGTCAGAATGCCGCCCAGCACCGGGCTGTCGTTGTCGAAGGCCTCGACGGCAGCGAAGATGAAGGCGGCGTTGAGCGCCAGGGCGATGGCGCCGTCCCGGTAGCGGCCGGTATAGACCTGCCCCGCGCCCGGCAGCAGCGCCGACAGGACGCCGGCGGTGGCGGGGGACTTCAGGGGGAGGCTCTGCAGCCGGTCGATGCCGGCGGCCAGGGCGGTGGCCTGGGTTCCCGGCAGCGGGGCCAGCAGCTGACGGGCGTCAGCGTACTTTTCCTCCTCGATCAGGCACCAGGCGATCCGGTAGTCGGCCTGCTGCCGCAGCCGGGGATAGGTTCGCGCCGCCTGGCGGTAGCGCTGCCGGGCGCGCAGATAGTCGTGGCGGCGAAAGGCCGCTTCGGCGTAGAGCAGGGCGCCGCGGACGGCCTCGGGGCTGTCGGGAAAGGAGGCCGCCAGCTGCTCGAGCGTTCTGTCGGCTTCTTCGAAGCGTTCGCCGGCCAGGTAGGCCCGCGCCATGCGCAGCAGGGCGCCGGGAGCTTCCGGATGGTCCGGAAAGTGGTAGAGAAAGCGCTTGTACTCGGTGACGGCCCGGTAGTAGTCCTCTTCGGAAAAGAGCCGATCGGCAAAGCCGAGCTGATCGTCGGCGGTTGCGGCGAAGACGGGACGGGCGAGACACAGGCTCAGCAGCAGGGTGTAGAGCAGCAGACGCGGCATGGGCGACCCTCGTGGCAAGGAAATGCCTGCCGGTGCACGGCCGTACCCGGCAGGGGGGAATTCAGACTGGAAAGCAGACTAGCACAGGGCGGGCGAAAACGGCAGGCAAAATCTGTAAGTATAGAGTTTCTAAAGCCTTTCGGTTTGACGTCCATGGTTTGTTGTGCTATTTTGTAAGAATGCGAAATTCAGAGAAGACGTTCAAGGTCGGTGATCGGGCAGTCTATCCGGCACAGGGGGTAGGTGTCATCGAGGCCATCGAGTCGCGGGAGTTCGCCGGTATCGAGAGCGAATTCTATGTATTGCGCATTGTCGACACCGATATGACCATCATGGTACCGGTAGGCAATGTCGAACAGGTGGGGTTGCGTCGCCTGATCAGCAAGCGGCAGGTGGCCCGTGTCTACCAGGTGCTGGAGAACAAGCCGGAAAACGGTGTCGGCGCCATCGCCTCCTGGAGCCGGAGACAGCGGGAGTACAACGAGAAGATCAAGTCGGGCGATCCGCTGGAGGTGGCCGAGGTGCTGCGCGAGCTCTACCTGATCAAGGAAGACAAGGAGCTCTCCTACGGCGAGAAAAAGGTGCTGGAACTGGCCCGCAAGCTGCTGATTTCGGAGATCGCCCTGGCCGAGGGCAAGGACGAGGAGAAGGTGGCCCAGCGGGTCGAGAACATGCTCCTGAACTGATCCGGATTGCAGAGACCAATGAGCCGACCGGGCCTTGCCGCCCGGTCTTTCTTTTTGGCCCCGGGGCGCGGCGGTGGCCCGGAGGATGGCGGAAAGGCGGATTCATGGCCGTATGGGTCGTCATACCGGCTGCCGGCATGGGTCGGCGCATGGGCAGCGAAACCAGCAAGCAGTTTCTGCAACTGGGAGGACGGCCGATTCTGGCCCATACCCTCGATCTGTTCGAGCGGCATTCGGCGATCGACCACCTGGTGTTGGTGGTGCCGGCCCGTGAACAGGAACTCTGCCGGCAGCAGGTCGTCGGGCCCGGCGGCTACCGCAAGCTGCGGGCCATGGTCGACGGCGGCGTCGAGCGCCAGGATTCGGTGCGTCTGGGACTGCGGGCCTGTCTTGCTGCCGACGACGACCTGGTGCTGATTCATGACGGCGTCCGGCCGCTGTTCGACGCTGCCCTGATCGAGCCCCTGTTGGCGGCGGCGCGCGAAACGGGCGGTGCCATCGTCGGCGTGCCGGTCAAGGACACGGTCAAGGTGGTCGAAGACAGCCTGATTGCCGGAACGCCGCGGCGCGACCGGCTCTGGCTGGCTCAGACGCCACAGGCCTTCCCCTTTGCCGTCATCCGTGAGGCGCACGAGCGGGCGCTGGCCGACGGCCATGTCGGCACCGACGACGCTTCGCTGGTCGAGCGTCTGGGGCGGCCCGTGGCCGTGGTGCGCGGCGACTACCGCAATATCAAGATCACCACGCCGGAAGACCTGATTCTGGCCGAGGCACTGCTGGCGGCGCAGGAGGTGGACCGATGATGCGTATTGGACACGGATACGATGTGCACCGCCTGGTCTCCGGACGCAGGCTGGTTCTCGGAGGGGTGGAGATTCCCTGGCATTTCGGTCTGATGGGGCATTCGGACGCCGACGTGCTGCTGCACGCCATCTGCGATGCGGTTCTCGGTGCCGTGGGCGAAGGGGACATCGGCCGGCATTTTCCCGACAGCGATCCCGCCTACAAGGGGATTGACAGCCGCAAGCTGCTGGCGGAAACTCTCGCCATCGCCGCCCGGCGCGGTTTCCGGGTCGGCAATCTTGACGCCACCATCATCGCCCAGCGGCCGAAGCTGGCGCCGTACATCGGCGCCATGGTGGAGACGATCGCCGCCCTCTGCCAGGTCGACATCCGGCAGGTCAACATCAAGGCGACCACCACCGAGGAACTCGGTTTTGCCGGCCGCGGCGAAGGGATCGCCGCCCACGCCGTGGTGCTGATGGCCGAGGTCGACATCGGCGCCGAGCTGGACGTTTAAAATGGGTGAAGCGACCGCGAAGGCACGAAGGACACGGAGCGAAAACCGGAGAATCTTCTTCGTGTCTTCGTGGTGAGATTCCGGCAGTTTTTTCATCTTCCTGGATAGAACAGACATGGCAGAAACCACGACGACCCCGAGCAACTTCATCCGCAACATCATCGACGCCGACCTGGCCAGCGGCCGCCGCAGCGAGGTGGTGACCCGCTTCCCGCCGGAGCCGAACGGCTATCTGCACATCGGCCACGCCAAGAGCATCTGTCTCAACTTCGGCCTGGCCGAAATCTACGGCGGCCGCTGTCACCTGCGCTTCGACGACACCAACCCGGTCAAGGAAGAGCAGGAGTACGTCGAGGCGATTCAGCGCGACGTGCGCTGGCTCGGCTTCGACTGGGGCGAACACCTCTATTTCGCCTCCGACTATTTCGACCAGCTCTACGCCTGGGCGGTGCAGCTGATCAAGGCCGGCAAGGCCTATGTCGACAGCCAGAGTCCGGAGGAGATCCGCGTCAACCGCGGCACCCTCACCGAACCGGGTATTCCCAGCCCCTATCGCGACCGGTCGGTGGAGGAGAACCTCGAGCTGTTCGAGCGGATGAAGAACGGCGAATTCCCCGACGGCAGCCATGTGCTGCGGGCGAAGATCGACATGGCCTCGCCCAACATCAACCTGCGCGATCCGGTCATGTACCGCATCCTGCACGCCCGGCACCATCGCACCGGCGACAAGTGGTGCATCTACCCGATGTACGATTTCGCCCATGGCCAGGAGGATTCGATCGAGGGGATCACCCATTCGATCTGCACCCTCGAATTCGAGGATCACCGGCCGCTCTACGACTGGTTCATCGAGCAGCTCGGCATTCACGCCCCGCAGCAGATCGAGTTCGCCCGCCTCAACCTCACCTACACGGTGATGAGCAAGCGCAAGCTGCTGCAGCTGGTGCGGGAAAAGCTGGTCGCCGGCTGGGACGATCCGCGCATGCCGACCCTGTCGGGCATGCGCCGGCGCGGCTATCCGCCGCAGGCGATCCGTCTCTTTTGCGACCGGATCGGCGTCGGAAAGTCGGAGGCCTGGATCGATCTGTCGGTGCTCGAGGACTGCGTCCGCGAGGTGCTCAACGAAACCTCCCTGCGGCGGATGGCGGTGCTCAGGCCACTGAAGGTGACCATCACCAATCTGCCGCAGAGCGAAATCGTCTGCCGTGGCGCCAATCACCCGCAGCGGCCGGAACTGGGGGAGCGCGAACTGCTGTTGACCCCGGAGATCTACATCGAGCGGGACGATTTCATGGAGGAGGCGCCGAAGAAGTTCTTCCGCCTGGCGCCCGGCCGCGAGGTGCGCCTGCGCAACGCCTGCGTCATCCGCTGCGACGAGGTGATCAAGGACACCGCCGGCGAGGTGGTCGAACTGCGCTGCAGCTGCGATCCTGATACCTTCGGCGCCAATCCGGCCGACGGTCGCAAGATCAAGGGGACCATCCACTGGGTGTCGGCGGTCCACGGCCGCCGGGTGCCGGTGCGGCTCTACGACCGCCTCTTCCGGGAGGAGAACCCGGACCGGGCCGAGGATTTCCGCGACTGCCTCAACCCCGATTCCCTGGTCGAAACCGAAGCCTGGGTCGAGCCTTCGCTGCTCGAAGTGACCCCGGGACAGACCGTGCAGTTCGAACGGACCGGCTACTTCACCGCCGACAGCGTCGACTCAAGCGCTGGGGCGCCGGTCTTCAACCGCACCGTCACCCTGCGCGACAGCTGGGCGAAGCTGAAAAAGTAGAAGTTAGAATCCACCACGAAGTCACGACGGACACGAAGAAATTCTCTCTCCAGGGTTGATTCGTGATCTTCATGTCTTCGTGGCCGCATTTGAATTCTGGAGAAAAAAATGAGCCTGCGTGTTTACAACACCCTGAGCGGCAAGAAGGAAGAGTTCGTTCCGCTGGAGCCGGGCAAGGTCAGGATGTACGTCTGCGGCGTGACGGTCTACGACTACTGCCACATCGGCCATGCCCGCGCCAATATCGTTTTCGACGTCATCTACCGCTACCTGCAGTATGCCGGGTACGAGGTCACCTACGTGCGCAATTACACCGACGTCGACGACAAGATCATCAACCGGGCCAACGAGCGGGGAATTTCGAGCCGGGAGCTGGCCGAGGAGTTCATCAAGGCCTTCGATGAGGACATGGAAGCCCTGGGCCTGGCCAAGCCGACCTTTGAGCCGCGGGCGACCGAGTACATCCCGCAGATCATCGAGCTGGTCGAACGGCTGATCGACAAGGGTCTCGCCTACGAGGCCGGAGGTGACGTCTACTACCGGGTGCGCAAGTTTCCCGGCTACCTGAAGCTCAGTGGGCGCAACATGGAGGAGATGCAGGCCGGCGCCCGCATCGCTCCGGGCGAGCAGAAGGAGGACCCGATGGACTTCGCCCTCTGGAAGGCGGCCAAGCCGGGCGAGCCGAGCTGGGAATCCCCCTGGGGGCCGGGCCGTCCCGGTTGGCATATCGAGTGTTCGGCCATGAGCTCCAGCCTGCTCGGCGACACCTTCGACATCCACGGCGGCGGCCGCGACCTGATCTTCCCCCATCACGAAAACGAGATCGCCCAGTCGGAAGGCGTCACCGGCAAGCCCTTCGCCCGCTACTGGATCCACAACGGTTTCGTCAACGTCAACCAGGAGAAGATGAGCAAGTCGCTCGGCAATTTCTTCACCATTCGCGAGATTCTCCGGCAGTACGATCCGGAAATTCTGCGCTTCTTCATCCTCACCGCCCACTACCGGTCGCCCATCGATTTTTCAGATCAGAACCTGAAGGAGGCGAAAGCCGGGCTGACCCGCTTCTATGAGGCGCTGGCG
This region of Geothermobacter ehrlichii genomic DNA includes:
- the dnaJ gene encoding molecular chaperone DnaJ, with product MAKRDYYEILGVNRNASEAEIKKAYRRLAVKYHPDKNPDDRNAEEKFKEISEAYAVLSDAQKRANYDQFGHAGVEGMGGFSSGGFSGSPFEDIFSDIFGDIFGGGHSRRGARGRRGDDLRYNLTISFEEAAFGLETKVQIPRHQNCDACAGSGARAGTAPRTCPTCRGAGQVRYQQGFFSLTRPCPDCEGEGRVIDDPCPQCRGTGRVRGKKTISLKIPAGVETGNRLKLTGEGEPGIGGGPPGDLYVVITVEEHPLFQREGNDVICELPISFPQAALGHEFEVPTLDGKVKLKVPPGTQTGKVFKLPGKGIPVLQGYGRGDQLVVVRVETPTRLTPRQRELLEEFAREGGEDIHPLGKSFFDKVKELFG
- the hrcA gene encoding heat-inducible transcriptional repressor HrcA codes for the protein MTSELSERNRFILEAIIEEHIATAEPVGSRTVARRHPLGLSPATIRNVMADLEELGYLKSPHTSAGRVPTEKGYRFYVDSLLQVRKLTPSEQKKLSSSYQLRGRKVEEVLRDISRTLSSISRYTGLVMAPRLETTVFRHIEFLPLSQGRVLVILVTHSGLVQNKIIEPGEPISPRELEQISAYLNQTLAGLSIQQVKRKIFAEMEAEKARYDSLLAKTLALSREALEENLGTEVFIEGTSNILEQPEFANVETMRELFRAFEQKGRLIDLLNRSQEAQGVQIFIGSETGIEGIEGCSLITSHYSNKRGTIGALGVIGPSRMNYSAVIPIVDYTARLLSQVLDGDVD
- the grpE gene encoding nucleotide exchange factor GrpE; protein product: MARKKKNQDKTETPVEEVQAAPAAGEPPAGQQAAAAADDRAPSDMERLQDELTAAKDEARKNWDLYLRSQADMENFRKRMQREKQEMARFANEGLLRELLPVMDNLQRAVDHAREEQAEATALLEGVEMTLSQFARTLEKFGVTPVEAIGKPFDPSCHEAMGQVVSEEVPPNTVAQELQKGYRLHDRLLRPALVMVSKAPETGASVEAEAATGAGEESETDDN
- the dnaK gene encoding molecular chaperone DnaK translates to MGKVIGIDLGTTNSCVAVMEGGEPTVIANAEGARTTPSMVAFTESGERLVGQQAKRQAVTNPENTLFAIKRLIGRKFDSEAVQKDIEISPFKIIKADNGDAWVEVRGKKYSPPEISAMVLQKMKQTAEDYLGEEVTEAVITVPAYFNDSQRQATKDAGKIAGLNVLRIINEPTAAALAYGLDKKEELKIAVFDLGGGTFDISILELGDGVFEVKSTNGDTFLGGEDFDQRIIDYVADEFKKDQGIDLRGDKMALQRLKEAAEKAKCELSSSMETDINLPFITADQSGPKHLNIRLTRSKLEAICADLLDRLVEPCKTALKDAGLSASEIDEVILVGGMTRMPAVQEKVKEIFGKNPSKGVNPDEVVAIGAAIQGGVLKGDVKDVLLLDVTPLSLGIETLGGVMTKLIEKNTTIPCKKSQIFSTAADNQPAVSVHVLQGEREMAADNKTIGRFELVGIPPAPRGVPQIEVTFDIDANGILHVSAKDLGTGKEQSIRITASSGLSEEEIERMVKDAEAHAAEDKKKRELIEARNQADGLVYTTEKALSEHGDKVDADTKGAIETALEELKKAMESDDADAIRQKTEALAQASHKLAEFMYKQAQEGGEGAAGSAEKKDDDVVDAEFEDVDDKK